A genomic segment from Meiothermus sp. Pnk-1 encodes:
- a CDS encoding cell division protein FtsQ/DivIB — protein MIVRLLLIVLGLATLGVASRVLLPTEEVVVVGNHHLSAAEVRKRTGLEPGTPWLWAWPYKLKGLEGDPWVKQARLERPKAGKLRIVLEERQPIATLVRGEQRQGLAADGTFLPKAALIKPVLEGVGVVPVRDLLVLIKTFPKVQKISFNPAGYSLEWEGVRVWGPNIMELQRWAQGGKMGASIKTVTSAKTVASAMTVNVYSWGVSQRR, from the coding sequence ATGATCGTTCGCCTGTTGCTGATCGTCTTGGGCTTGGCTACGTTGGGGGTAGCCAGCCGGGTACTTCTACCCACCGAGGAGGTCGTGGTGGTCGGAAACCACCACCTCTCCGCCGCCGAGGTTCGCAAGCGTACTGGCCTCGAGCCCGGCACCCCTTGGCTGTGGGCCTGGCCTTACAAACTGAAAGGGCTGGAGGGGGACCCTTGGGTCAAGCAAGCGCGTTTGGAGCGCCCCAAAGCGGGCAAGCTGCGAATCGTGCTGGAAGAACGTCAGCCCATCGCCACCTTAGTGCGCGGAGAACAGCGTCAAGGGCTCGCCGCCGACGGCACTTTCTTGCCCAAAGCCGCGCTGATCAAGCCGGTGCTCGAAGGCGTAGGGGTGGTCCCAGTAAGGGATCTCCTGGTACTGATCAAAACCTTTCCCAAAGTGCAAAAGATAAGCTTCAATCCGGCCGGATATAGCTTAGAGTGGGAAGGTGTGCGGGTCTGGGGGCCCAATATCATGGAGTTGCAAAGGTGGGCGCAAGGGGGCAAAATGGGCGCTAGCATCAAAACGGTGACGAGCGCTAAGACGGTAGCAAGTGCCATGACGGTCAACGTTTATTCGTGGGGGGTGAGCCAGCGCCGATGA
- the ruvC gene encoding crossover junction endodeoxyribonuclease RuvC: MTVLGVDPGITNMGLGVVEQVGKTHKLLHTRLIKTDRSDPAPARVGEIFQNLRIVIAEFRPQAIAVEEQFFYRQNELSYKVGWAMGAVFVAANEWGLEVYGYGPMKVKQALVGYGHAEKEQVAFMVRAILGLKENPKPTHVADALAIALTHLFYVGRGGGNRI, encoded by the coding sequence ATGACTGTCCTCGGCGTCGATCCCGGCATCACCAATATGGGGCTAGGCGTGGTGGAGCAGGTAGGGAAGACCCACAAGCTACTCCATACCCGGCTCATCAAAACCGACCGCAGTGACCCGGCGCCCGCGCGGGTAGGGGAAATTTTTCAGAACCTGCGCATCGTCATCGCGGAGTTCCGCCCGCAGGCCATCGCCGTAGAAGAACAGTTTTTCTACCGCCAAAACGAACTTTCCTACAAGGTGGGCTGGGCCATGGGAGCGGTCTTCGTGGCCGCCAACGAGTGGGGGCTCGAGGTCTACGGTTACGGGCCTATGAAGGTCAAACAGGCCCTGGTCGGTTACGGGCACGCCGAGAAAGAGCAGGTGGCCTTCATGGTGCGGGCCATCTTGGGGCTCAAGGAGAACCCCAAACCCACCCACGTAGCCGACGCATTGGCCATTGCCCTGACCCATCTGTTTTACGTGGGCCGGGGCGGGGGAAACCGCATTTAG
- the murC gene encoding UDP-N-acetylmuramate--L-alanine ligase, protein MKRSSPKAPHYHFIGIGGISMSGLAAILLQEGFQVSGCDTQMSDLTDGLKKQGAIIYQGHHPTHLEGVDRVVATTAIPEHEPELMEARRRNIPTLRRVQLLGEILSQGYSLGVTGSHGKTTTSAMLASIFLEAGTDPTVVLGAKLPSMGGSARHGKGRYRIAEVDESDPWFSHLALDVAVVLNLEPDHVGTPTEQRPNYHPDFSSLQEAVRRFARNARRLVYNAEWPGLEGLLLHPNRVSFGLERGHCHARNLGLFPMASRFEVVWNNEPLGVVELRVPGLHNVVDALAATAVALVEGLPFSAVQKALAAFRGAHRRFERLGEVRGAWLVDDYAHNPTKVRSALEAAKGTGRWVRAVFQPHRYLRTAQLWAELAEALSLADEALVLEVYSAGEPPIPGVSGRMIAERLIEKGHNAKFMGWNEALDYLQNNIKDGDLVLTIGAGDVWRLGHELLERAKERA, encoded by the coding sequence GTGAAGCGAAGTTCGCCAAAAGCGCCCCACTACCATTTCATCGGCATCGGGGGCATCTCCATGAGCGGCCTGGCGGCCATCCTTTTGCAAGAAGGCTTCCAGGTCTCCGGTTGCGATACCCAGATGAGCGACCTGACCGACGGGCTCAAAAAACAGGGGGCTATCATCTACCAGGGTCACCATCCGACCCACCTAGAGGGGGTGGATCGGGTAGTCGCCACCACCGCCATCCCTGAGCACGAGCCCGAGTTGATGGAGGCCCGGCGGCGCAACATCCCCACGCTGCGGCGGGTTCAGCTGCTGGGAGAAATCCTCTCCCAGGGCTATTCGCTGGGGGTGACCGGCAGCCACGGCAAGACCACCACCAGCGCGATGCTGGCCTCGATCTTCCTCGAGGCCGGGACCGACCCCACAGTGGTGCTGGGGGCTAAGCTGCCTTCGATGGGGGGAAGCGCTCGCCACGGTAAAGGCAGATACCGCATCGCCGAGGTGGACGAGTCCGACCCCTGGTTCTCCCACCTAGCCCTGGACGTAGCAGTGGTGCTGAATCTTGAACCCGACCACGTAGGTACCCCTACCGAACAGCGGCCCAACTACCACCCCGATTTCTCCTCGCTACAAGAAGCGGTGCGGCGTTTCGCCCGCAACGCCCGGCGGCTGGTATACAACGCCGAGTGGCCGGGGCTGGAAGGGCTACTCCTTCACCCGAACCGGGTGAGCTTCGGGCTCGAGCGGGGCCACTGCCATGCCCGCAACCTCGGCCTCTTCCCCATGGCCAGCCGTTTCGAAGTGGTGTGGAATAACGAGCCCCTGGGGGTGGTGGAGCTCAGGGTACCGGGTTTGCACAACGTGGTGGATGCCCTTGCGGCCACGGCGGTGGCCCTGGTCGAGGGACTCCCCTTCTCCGCCGTCCAAAAAGCCCTGGCCGCTTTCCGCGGAGCCCACCGCCGCTTTGAGCGGTTGGGAGAGGTTCGCGGGGCTTGGCTGGTGGATGACTATGCCCACAACCCTACCAAGGTACGCTCGGCGCTGGAGGCCGCCAAAGGCACTGGGCGGTGGGTGCGGGCGGTGTTCCAGCCCCACCGCTACCTGCGCACAGCCCAGCTTTGGGCCGAGCTCGCCGAGGCGTTAAGCCTGGCCGACGAGGCGTTGGTGCTGGAAGTTTACTCGGCGGGTGAGCCACCCATTCCCGGCGTCAGCGGGCGAATGATTGCCGAAAGGCTGATCGAAAAAGGACACAACGCCAAGTTTATGGGTTGGAACGAGGCGCTGGATTATCTGCAAAACAACATCAAGGATGGCGACCTGGTACTGACCATCGGCGCAGGAGACGTGTGGAGGCTCGGGCATGAGCTGCTCGAGCGCGCCAAGGAGCGAGCATGA
- the ftsZ gene encoding cell division protein FtsZ has translation MDGAVIKVIGLGGAGNNAVNRMIESGLSGVEFIAANTDAQVLAKSLADIRVQLGDKLTRGLGAGANPEIGEKAALEAQDLIAEHLDGADLVFITAGMGGGTGTGSAPVVAEVAKNLGALTVGVVTRPFSFEGPKRSRAADEGIKKLRERVDAMVAVSNDRLLSAVDKKVALKDAFLIADRVLYHGVKGITDVINLPGLINVDFADVRTLLENAGPVLMGIGAGRGENKVEEAARTATQSPLLDRSIEGARRLLLNVVGSEDLSLMEAAAVVEHIREATGNEDVDILYGVTYDERAQDELRVILIAAGFGDSGVIAKPAGTRLVDFPTSGVDLTNFEIPAFIRYGDGDYPPKRGN, from the coding sequence ATGGACGGAGCCGTCATTAAGGTCATCGGGCTGGGTGGAGCCGGCAACAACGCCGTCAATCGCATGATCGAGTCGGGGCTTTCCGGCGTGGAGTTCATCGCCGCCAACACCGACGCGCAGGTCTTGGCGAAGAGCCTGGCCGACATCCGGGTGCAGCTCGGCGACAAGCTCACCCGGGGCCTGGGGGCTGGGGCCAATCCGGAGATCGGGGAGAAGGCCGCGCTCGAGGCGCAAGACCTCATCGCCGAGCACTTGGACGGCGCCGACCTGGTGTTCATCACCGCCGGGATGGGGGGTGGCACCGGGACCGGGAGCGCCCCTGTCGTGGCCGAGGTGGCCAAAAATCTGGGCGCCCTTACCGTGGGCGTGGTGACCCGGCCCTTCTCCTTCGAGGGCCCCAAGCGCTCGCGGGCCGCCGACGAAGGGATCAAGAAGCTGCGCGAACGGGTGGACGCGATGGTAGCGGTCTCTAACGACCGCCTCCTCAGCGCCGTCGACAAGAAGGTCGCGCTCAAGGATGCTTTTCTGATCGCCGACCGGGTACTCTACCACGGGGTCAAGGGCATCACCGATGTGATCAATCTGCCCGGTCTGATCAACGTGGACTTTGCCGACGTGCGGACGTTGCTCGAGAACGCCGGACCGGTGCTGATGGGGATCGGCGCAGGGCGGGGCGAGAACAAAGTCGAAGAAGCCGCGCGCACCGCCACCCAAAGCCCCTTGTTAGATCGCTCCATCGAGGGGGCCCGCCGCCTGCTCCTGAACGTGGTAGGCTCGGAAGACCTCTCGCTGATGGAAGCGGCCGCGGTGGTCGAGCATATTCGTGAGGCTACCGGCAACGAGGACGTGGACATCCTCTATGGGGTGACCTACGACGAGCGAGCCCAGGACGAGTTGCGCGTGATCCTGATCGCCGCTGGCTTTGGGGATAGCGGGGTGATCGCCAAGCCTGCTGGAACCCGTCTGGTAGATTTTCCTACCAGCGGCGTGGACCTCACCAACTTCGAGATTCCGGCCTTTATCCGCTATGGCGACGGGGATTACCCTCCCAAGCGGGGCAACTAA
- the odhB gene encoding 2-oxoglutarate dehydrogenase complex dihydrolipoyllysine-residue succinyltransferase has translation MATELKVPAVGESIVEVEIGQWLKQEGDPIRRDEALVELVTDKATLELPSPVDGVLGKILKKAGEIAAVGETVALLEAKGAEEAAVGSSPSAQAVAGRTEPSSPVKAPASGAAVAEPRTMPAAERLMAQTGLTPAQVEPSGPGGRILKEDVQRAAQAAPAPTPQPAQPSAAPAPIIAPPAGERRDEVVPMTPIRRRIAERLLAAKQNTAMLTTFNEADMGAVMELRKEYGEAFQKKYGVKLGFMSFFVKAAVQALQEIPQLNAEIQGNNIVYHRYYDIGIAVGGGEGLVVVIVRDADKKSMAQIEAEIADMAERVKTKRIKPEELMGGTFTITNGGIYGSLNSTPILNPPQVGILGMHAINERPVVRGGQIVIRPMMNLAMSYDHRIVDGREAVTFLKRIKELIENPVRLALEV, from the coding sequence ATGGCGACCGAACTCAAAGTCCCCGCGGTGGGGGAGTCTATCGTGGAAGTGGAGATTGGCCAATGGCTTAAGCAAGAGGGTGACCCCATCCGGCGCGACGAGGCGTTGGTAGAGCTCGTCACCGACAAAGCGACCTTAGAGCTGCCTAGCCCGGTAGACGGGGTGTTGGGCAAGATCCTCAAAAAAGCCGGGGAGATCGCGGCGGTGGGGGAGACGGTGGCCCTGCTCGAGGCCAAGGGTGCGGAGGAGGCCGCGGTGGGTTCTTCGCCCTCTGCGCAAGCTGTAGCCGGCAGAACTGAGCCCAGCAGCCCGGTCAAGGCCCCGGCTTCCGGGGCAGCGGTGGCGGAGCCCCGTACCATGCCCGCTGCTGAGCGGTTGATGGCCCAGACCGGCCTTACCCCTGCGCAAGTCGAGCCTTCTGGCCCCGGCGGGAGAATCCTCAAGGAAGATGTTCAGCGGGCCGCACAAGCCGCCCCTGCTCCGACTCCACAACCGGCGCAGCCCTCCGCAGCTCCTGCTCCCATAATTGCCCCACCGGCTGGGGAGCGCCGCGACGAGGTGGTGCCGATGACCCCCATCCGCCGCCGTATCGCCGAGCGCTTGTTGGCGGCCAAGCAGAACACCGCCATGCTCACCACCTTCAACGAGGCCGACATGGGAGCGGTGATGGAGCTGCGCAAGGAGTACGGGGAGGCTTTCCAGAAAAAATACGGGGTCAAGCTCGGCTTCATGAGCTTTTTTGTCAAGGCGGCGGTCCAGGCTTTGCAGGAGATTCCCCAGCTCAACGCCGAGATTCAGGGCAATAACATCGTCTACCACCGCTACTACGACATCGGGATCGCGGTGGGCGGGGGCGAAGGGCTGGTGGTGGTGATCGTGCGCGATGCCGACAAGAAGAGCATGGCCCAGATCGAGGCCGAGATCGCCGACATGGCCGAGCGGGTCAAGACCAAGCGGATCAAGCCGGAGGAGCTGATGGGCGGGACCTTCACCATCACCAACGGGGGGATCTACGGCTCCTTGAACTCCACCCCCATTCTCAACCCACCCCAGGTGGGCATTTTAGGGATGCACGCCATCAATGAGCGCCCGGTGGTGCGTGGCGGCCAGATCGTGATCCGCCCGATGATGAACCTGGCCATGAGCTACGACCACCGCATCGTGGACGGGCGGGAGGCGGTCACCTTCCTCAAGCGGATCAAGGAATTGATCGAGAATCCCGTACGCCTGGCGCTAGAAGTGTAG
- the lpdA gene encoding dihydrolipoyl dehydrogenase, with translation MPTHQVVVIGAGPGGYAAAIRAAQLGLDVACVEREQALGGTCLRVGCIPSKALLEASEKFYAAKEGKLVGVKLGEVQLDLAAMMAHKDKVVKANTDGVSFLFKKNKVTRYLGHGRIVGPNRVLVEGPEGRVELEATYIILATGSKPALLPGVEVDYQTIVTSDQAIAFDRVPQSLLVIGGGVIGLELGSVWSRLGAKVTVLEYLPRILGGMDGELSKAAERIFKKQGLDIRTGMKVTRAYVKDGQGVVEVEGGESFVADKVLLAASRVPNTDGLGLESVGISLERGRIPINAHWQTQIPNIYAIGDVVVGPMLAHKAQEEGVAVAEYIATGYGHVDYTSIPNVVYTHPEIASVGKSEEELSAEGIPFKKGSFPFSANGRARAINDTEGFVKVLAHAETDRVLGVHIIGPHAGDLIAEAAVAMAFKASAEDIGRASHAHPTLAEAVKEAALAAWDKPLHI, from the coding sequence ATGCCAACACATCAAGTCGTCGTGATCGGGGCAGGACCGGGAGGGTACGCCGCCGCCATCCGCGCGGCCCAACTCGGGCTGGATGTGGCCTGTGTGGAACGGGAGCAGGCTTTGGGGGGAACCTGTCTGCGGGTAGGCTGCATCCCTAGCAAAGCGCTCTTGGAGGCTTCAGAGAAGTTCTATGCCGCCAAGGAGGGCAAGTTGGTCGGGGTCAAGCTGGGCGAAGTGCAGCTCGACCTGGCGGCGATGATGGCCCACAAGGACAAGGTAGTAAAAGCCAACACCGACGGGGTGAGCTTCTTGTTCAAGAAGAACAAGGTCACCCGTTACCTGGGCCACGGGCGGATTGTCGGGCCAAACCGGGTGCTGGTGGAAGGGCCCGAAGGAAGGGTGGAGCTCGAGGCCACCTACATCATCCTCGCTACCGGCTCCAAGCCCGCCCTGCTGCCCGGAGTGGAGGTGGACTACCAAACCATCGTGACCTCCGACCAGGCCATAGCTTTTGACCGGGTCCCGCAAAGCTTGCTGGTGATCGGGGGCGGGGTGATCGGCCTCGAGCTGGGATCGGTATGGAGTCGGTTGGGGGCTAAGGTGACGGTGCTCGAGTACCTCCCGCGCATCCTGGGGGGGATGGACGGGGAGCTTTCCAAAGCTGCCGAGCGCATCTTTAAGAAGCAGGGCCTCGACATCCGCACCGGCATGAAGGTGACCCGGGCTTACGTCAAGGACGGTCAGGGCGTGGTCGAGGTGGAAGGTGGGGAAAGTTTTGTGGCCGATAAAGTGCTGCTTGCCGCGAGCCGGGTTCCCAACACCGACGGGCTAGGACTCGAGAGCGTGGGGATTAGCCTCGAGCGGGGCCGTATTCCCATCAACGCTCACTGGCAAACCCAAATCCCTAATATCTACGCCATCGGGGATGTGGTGGTGGGGCCGATGCTGGCCCACAAAGCCCAGGAGGAGGGGGTGGCGGTCGCCGAGTATATCGCCACCGGGTATGGCCACGTAGACTATACCTCTATCCCCAACGTGGTCTATACCCACCCCGAGATCGCCTCGGTGGGCAAGAGCGAAGAGGAGCTCAGCGCCGAGGGCATCCCCTTCAAAAAGGGCAGCTTCCCCTTCTCGGCCAACGGGCGGGCTCGAGCCATCAACGATACCGAAGGCTTCGTCAAGGTGCTGGCCCACGCCGAAACCGACCGGGTGTTAGGGGTGCACATCATTGGGCCGCACGCCGGCGACCTGATCGCCGAGGCCGCGGTAGCGATGGCCTTCAAGGCTTCCGCCGAGGACATTGGCCGGGCTTCCCACGCCCACCCCACCCTGGCCGAAGCGGTGAAGGAGGCGGCCCTGGCCGCTTGGGATAAACCCCTACACATCTGA
- the ftsA gene encoding cell division protein FtsA: MSIVVGLDVGTTKVCTVIGELSSDGILDIIGEGTVPSQGLKRGVVVNLERTSEAIRQSLFQAERVAGVKAERVYVGVAGTHVKSVTSHGLAAIRRGQSISAADVERAIEQAKAYPFEGDYELIHALPLDYRVDGQEGIKDPIGMAGVRLEVDVHLVASGRGPLANLRKAVEDSGVELAGLALQSYASGLAVLAPEEMSMTVMLVDIGGGTTDVAVFKGGRLSHSAVIPLGGDHVTHDITQLLKIPFEEAERVKKKYGAALPELADPELVLEINQEGGVVPVPELARIIRPRLREILHMARSSVDEALGPLEISVGKVILTGGTGLMRGVEELARKQFNLPVRLGRPMGVSGLVDVVASPTHATAVGLVRYAASREVSHPLSKSSPRAPKPSRSEEAGSGSGLWERIKGMFKDFF; encoded by the coding sequence ATGAGCATTGTGGTAGGACTGGACGTTGGAACCACCAAAGTCTGCACGGTGATTGGCGAACTCTCGTCCGATGGTATTCTCGACATCATTGGCGAAGGCACCGTTCCGTCGCAGGGGCTCAAGCGGGGCGTGGTGGTCAACCTCGAGCGCACCTCCGAAGCCATTCGACAGAGCCTTTTCCAAGCGGAGCGGGTGGCTGGGGTCAAGGCCGAACGGGTCTATGTGGGGGTAGCCGGGACCCACGTCAAGAGCGTGACCAGCCACGGTCTGGCCGCGATCCGGCGGGGCCAGAGCATCTCCGCTGCCGACGTGGAGCGGGCCATCGAGCAAGCCAAGGCCTACCCTTTCGAGGGGGATTACGAGCTAATCCACGCCCTGCCACTCGACTACCGGGTGGACGGGCAGGAAGGCATCAAAGACCCCATCGGGATGGCTGGGGTGCGGCTCGAGGTGGATGTACACCTGGTGGCCAGCGGGCGCGGCCCGCTGGCCAACCTGCGCAAAGCGGTGGAGGACAGCGGGGTGGAACTGGCCGGGCTGGCCTTGCAGTCCTACGCCTCAGGCCTAGCCGTGCTGGCCCCCGAGGAGATGTCCATGACGGTGATGCTGGTGGACATCGGCGGGGGCACCACCGACGTGGCGGTGTTCAAGGGGGGCCGCCTCTCGCACTCGGCCGTGATCCCTCTAGGCGGCGACCACGTCACCCACGACATCACCCAACTGCTCAAGATTCCCTTCGAGGAAGCGGAGCGGGTCAAGAAAAAGTATGGCGCAGCCCTGCCCGAGCTGGCCGACCCCGAGCTGGTGCTGGAGATCAACCAAGAAGGCGGGGTAGTGCCGGTGCCCGAGCTGGCCCGCATCATCCGTCCAAGGCTGCGCGAGATTTTGCATATGGCCCGCTCGAGCGTGGACGAGGCTTTGGGCCCCCTCGAGATCAGCGTGGGTAAGGTGATCCTCACCGGAGGAACCGGACTTATGCGGGGAGTGGAGGAGTTAGCCCGCAAGCAGTTCAACCTGCCGGTGCGGCTAGGCCGCCCAATGGGGGTGAGCGGTTTGGTAGATGTGGTAGCTTCGCCCACCCACGCCACCGCGGTGGGGCTGGTGCGCTACGCAGCCTCGCGTGAAGTCAGCCATCCGCTGAGCAAAAGCAGCCCCCGCGCCCCCAAGCCCAGCCGCAGCGAGGAAGCTGGTAGTGGTAGTGGGCTGTGGGAGCGGATCAAAGGCATGTTCAAGGACTTCTTTTAA
- a CDS encoding UDP-N-acetylmuramate dehydrogenase, whose protein sequence is MKVERVFLKNHTTLGVGGPAELWTVETLEDLPKATEAPYRILGNGSNLLVADAGVPERVIRLGGIFKEWSFEGWVGAGVMVPTLLLNSARAGLSGLEGLYGVPAQVGGAVKMNAGTRFGEMAEALDTVEIFHDGAFHRYRPEELGFRYRHSELPPGGIVTRVKLKLKELGKEAVRAKIAQVDAARKGQPKRKSAGCAFKNPPGDSAGRLIDQRGLKGMSVGKAMISHEHGNFIVNLGGATAQEVYALLRRVQAVLPLEVEWEIWGELEPQEVIR, encoded by the coding sequence ATGAAGGTTGAACGGGTGTTCCTCAAAAACCATACCACCTTGGGGGTGGGGGGACCCGCCGAGCTGTGGACGGTAGAGACCCTGGAGGACTTGCCCAAGGCCACCGAAGCCCCCTACCGCATCCTAGGAAACGGTTCCAATCTTTTGGTCGCGGACGCTGGGGTGCCCGAGCGGGTGATCCGGCTTGGGGGCATCTTCAAGGAGTGGAGCTTTGAGGGTTGGGTAGGGGCGGGGGTAATGGTCCCGACCCTTCTACTAAACAGCGCCCGGGCCGGGCTTTCCGGGCTCGAGGGGCTTTATGGTGTTCCTGCGCAGGTCGGAGGAGCGGTCAAGATGAACGCCGGAACCCGTTTCGGCGAGATGGCCGAGGCTTTGGACACCGTAGAGATTTTTCACGATGGTGCCTTCCACCGGTACCGCCCTGAGGAGTTGGGGTTTCGCTACCGTCACTCTGAGTTGCCACCAGGGGGGATCGTGACGCGGGTCAAACTCAAGCTCAAAGAGCTGGGCAAAGAGGCCGTACGGGCCAAGATCGCTCAGGTGGACGCCGCCCGCAAGGGTCAACCCAAGCGGAAAAGCGCCGGGTGCGCCTTTAAGAACCCCCCCGGCGACTCGGCAGGGCGCCTCATCGACCAGCGAGGGCTCAAAGGGATGAGCGTCGGTAAAGCAATGATCAGCCACGAGCACGGCAACTTCATCGTGAACCTGGGCGGGGCCACCGCCCAGGAGGTGTACGCATTGTTGCGGCGGGTGCAGGCGGTGCTCCCGCTGGAAGTCGAATGGGAGATCTGGGGTGAGCTGGAACCCCAGGAGGTCATCCGGTGA